A DNA window from Brassica napus cultivar Da-Ae chromosome A4, Da-Ae, whole genome shotgun sequence contains the following coding sequences:
- the LOC125608275 gene encoding glutamate receptor 3.7-like → MGRSRLVPLDSIEEYERALKLGPNALGGVAAIVDELPYIELFLAERTGFKIVGEPFMNRGWGFAFKRDSPLAIDMSTAILKLTETREQKRILKKWLCQKSCGEKSDWNHPEPNQFHLKSFEGLYLFCVAITVSAFLVFVLRMIRQFVRYRRSERTSLTPRASLSSSPTTTRLWGFMLGFVEFVDEKEEATRSDDDSNNNPSQVVVNLLPTACVTQRSQCVTHEFERKNKIDVSGL, encoded by the exons ATGGGTCGGTCTAGACTGGTCCCACTTGACTCGATTGAGGAGTATGAAAGGGCACTAAAGCTAGGGCCAAACGCTTTGGGAGGCGTAGCTGCTATTGTTGACGAGCTCCCTTACATTGAACTGTTCTTAGCGGAACGGACTGGTTTCAAAATTGTCGGAGAGCCGTTTATGAACCGCGGTTGGGGATTT GCGTTTAAGAGAGATTCTCCACTGGCTATAGACATGTCAACAGCGATCTTGAAACTCACTGAGACGAGAGAGCAGAAAAGGATTCTGAAGAAATGGCTATGCCAGAAGAGCTGCGGAGAGAAGTCAGATTGGAACCACCCAGAGCCAAACCAGTTTCATCTCAAGAGCTTCGAAGGGTTGTACCTTTTCTGCGTTGCGATCACTGTCTCTGCGTTCTTGGTGTTTGTTCTCAGGATGATACGCCAGTTCGTGCGGTACAGAAGGAGTGAGAGGACAAGCTTGACGCCACGAGCTTCTTTGTCGTCTTCTCCTACGACGACGCGTTTATGGGGATTTATGTTGGGTTTCGTGGAGTTTGTGGATGAGAAAGAAGAGGCCACTAGGAGTGATGATGACTCTAACAACAACCCATCTCAAGTTGTTGTTAATCTTTTACCAACCGCTTGTGTTACACAACGATCACAATGTGTTacacacgagttcgagagaaagaataagatagacgtttcaggcttataa
- the LOC106450105 gene encoding putative F-box protein At2g19630, which yields MTSRRATRSMTSLHRNSLPVPDELAMEIFSRLPSKAIARCRCACKLWSSMLRRQDFTDFFLTKSCARPQLLFACNDHSVSKYVFILSPQPENPEENSHVVASNHLACFPSSYELFGCTNGFLCYGAKRILEGRINPAYVPVICNPSTGQSLILPTLKSRMRFGIESYLGYEPIAKEFKVLSMESSYVSGHSVRHQVLTLGTKKLSWRLVECCIPHRSSSQWICISGVLYYAARAVGSSVNSMVVSFDLRSEKFSSVKFGKAMPDSTTLVNYDGKLGLLMSGDSHDVTRSRTSLELWVLRDAAKQEWSKHVYVLPSSWEDVVSEDMCIAGMVGVNEIVLAPWSQRVPSYVIYFNVERKTITKVGIQGPEAFTGKRFYTYLNHVENVKLL from the coding sequence ATGACATCACGGCGCGCTACACGATCGATGACGTCACTTCATCGGAACTCATTGCCGGTTCCTGACGAGCTCGCTATGGAGATCTTCTCGAGGCTGCCGTCGAAGGCGATAGCGAGATGTCGTTGCGCATGCAAGCTCTGGTCCTCCATGCTTCGCCGTCAAGATTTCACAGACTTCTTCTTGACCAAATCTTGCGCTCGTCCTCAGCTCCTTTTCGCCTGCAATGATCACAGCGTCAGTAAGTATGTCTTCATCTTGTCGCCTCAGCCTGAAAATCCGGAAGAGAACTCGCATGTTGTAGCCTCCAATCATCTTGCGTGTTTCCCAAGTTCCTATGAGTTATTTGGTTGTACGAATGGCTTCTTGTGTTATGGAGCTAAGCGGATCTTGGAGGGGAGGATAAATCCAGCGTATGTCCCGGTGATATGTAACCCTAGCACGGGACAGTCTTTGATCTTACCAACATTGAAGTCGAGGATGAGGTTTGGAATCGAGAGCTATCTTGGATATGAGCCCATTGCGAAAGAGTTCAAGGTGTTGTCAATGGAAAGCTCGTATGTAAGTGGTCACTCTGTGAGGCACCAAGTTCTGACATTAGGAACCAAGAAACTGTCATGGAGGTTGGTCGAGTGTTGCATCCCACATCGTTCTTCAAGTCAGTGGATATGCATCAGTGGTGTTCTTTACTACGCAGCTAGAGCAGTCGGATCTTCAGTGAATTCTATGGTAGTTTCTTTCGATTTGAGGTCCGAGAAGTTCAGCTCTGTCAAGTTCGGTAAAGCAATGCCTGATTCAACAACTCTAGTAAACTACGATGGGAAACTAGGTTTGCTTATGTCTGGAGATTCTCATGATGTTACTCGATCAAGAACAAGTCTTGAGCTGTGGGTTCTACGAGATGCTGCAAAACAAGAATGGTCCAAGCATGTATATGTATTACCATCTTCTTGGGAGGATGTAGTTTCAGAGGACATGTGCATTGCTGGAATGGTTGGTGTAAATGAAATCGTCTTGGCCCCCTGGTCCCAAAGAGTGCCTTCCTATGTCATCTACTTCAACGTGGAGAGAAAGACGATCACAAAAGTTGGAATCCAAGGACCAGAAGCGTTTACGGGTAAGAGATTCTACACCTATCTCAACCATGTTGAGAATGTGAAGCTTCTTTAA
- the LOC106427617 gene encoding putative F-box protein At2g19630: protein MKRQKGGLSISQRVTRSTTRLDRNSLTLPVEVVTEIFLRLPLKSIATCRCVCKLWSSVLRSQGFTDSFLTKSCARPRLLFACHDYRRKIHFLSSPQPENPEDNSHVVAANHLARFPTSYSLLGCTNGFFCYGADWFFKRLKLPVICNPSTGQSLTLPRLNSKDKYRVESYLGYDPIAKQFKVLSVCDDGKEHHVLTLGTKKLSWRVVECCIPHCSSSKWISISGVLYYIAAEPRSSSRESMVVCFDLRSEKFSSVKLLGGFSKALPLSATMINYNGRLALLMSSEDTCYVFRTCKRFKLWVLRDAAKHEWSKRVYVLPPSWNDLVTGPMYIAGMVGTKEIVFSPHCQIVPSYVIYFNVKSKTIRKVGIQGMEAFQGEMINTYLNYVENVELL from the coding sequence ATGAAGCGGCAGAAGGGTGGTCTAAGCATTTCTCAGCGCGTTACGCGATCGACGACCAGACTTGATCGAAACTCACTGACGCTTCCTGTTGAGGTTGTTACAGAGATATTCTTGAGGTTGCCGTTGAAGTCTATAGCGACATGTCGTTGCGTATGCAAGCTCTGGTCCTCCGTGCTTCGCAGTCAAGGTTTCACAGACTCCTTCTTGACCAAATCTTGCGCTCGCCCTCGGCTTCTTTTCGCCTGCCATGATTACCGCCGCAAGATTCACTTCCTCTCGTCGCCCCAGCCTGAAAATCCGGAAGACAACTCGCATGTTGTAGCCGCCAATCACCTCGCGCGTTTCCCAACTTCCTATAGCTTATTGGGTTGTACCAACGGCTTCTTCTGTTATGGAGCTGACTGGTTCTTTAAGAGGCTAAAATTGCCGGTGATATGTAACCCCAGCACAGGACAGTCCTTGACATTACCAAGATTGAACTCGAAAGACAAGTATAGAGTGGAAAGCTATCTTGGATATGACCCCATTGCGAAACAGTTCAAGGTATTGTCTGTATGTGATGATGGTAAGGAGCACCATGTTCTGACATTAGGAACCAAGAAACTGTCCTGGAGGGTGGTCGAATGTTGCATCCCACACTGTTCTTCAAGTAAGTGGATATCCATCAGTGGGGTTTTGTACTATATAGCTGCAGAACCTAGGTCTTCTTCACGGGAATCTATGGTAGTTTGTTTTGATTTGAGGTCTGAGAAGTTCAGCTCTGTGAAGCTCTTGGGAGGTTTCAGTAAAGCGCTGCCTCTTTCAGCAACTATGATAAACTACAATGGCAGATTAGCTTTGCTTATGTCGTCGGAAGATACTTGTTATGTTTTTCGAACATGTAAACGTTTTAAGCTGTGGGTTCTTCGAGATGCTGCAAAACATGAGTGGTCCAAGCGTGTATACGTATTACCACCTTCGTGGAATGATTTGGTTACGGGGCCCATGTACATCGCTGGAATGGTTGGTACCAAAGAAATCGTCTTCTCCCCGCACTGCCAAATAGTGCCTTCCTATGTCATCTACTTCAATGTCAAGAGCAAGACGATCAGAAAAGTCGGAATTCAAGGAATGGAAGCGTTTCAGGGTGAGATGATAAACACCTATCTCAACTATGTTGAGAATGTGGAGCTTCTTTAA